In Candidatus Polarisedimenticolaceae bacterium, a genomic segment contains:
- the moeB gene encoding molybdopterin-synthase adenylyltransferase MoeB — MSSLTRDEFLRYSRHLVMPEVTLEGQLKLKDAKVLCVGAGGLGSPLTLYLAAAGVGTIGLVEFDAVDLTNIQRQILYATADVGRPKLEAATERLRGLNPSITIVPHPVRLSSANVMEIVRPYDVVADGTDNFPTRYLVNDACVFAGKPNVYASIFRFEGQVSIFDAKRGPCYRCLFPEPPPPGMVPSCAEGGVLGVLPGIVGSFQALEVIKLILGNGDPLVGRLVLFDALAFEFRELSVKKDPACVVCGASPSITSPIDYEEFCGIRGEEIEPELTGLPTLSVDELRARREAGERFQLLDVREPHEWQIARIPGATLFPLSELPARMHELDMTETYTLSCHHGIRSVQAYQILRQAGFKRLQVLSGGQDAWAARIDPTMPRY, encoded by the coding sequence ATGTCATCCCTCACCCGCGACGAGTTCCTCCGCTACAGCCGGCATCTGGTGATGCCGGAGGTGACGCTCGAAGGACAGCTCAAGCTGAAGGACGCGAAGGTGCTCTGCGTCGGCGCGGGCGGGCTCGGGTCGCCGCTGACGCTCTACCTCGCGGCCGCGGGGGTCGGGACGATCGGCCTCGTCGAGTTCGATGCCGTCGATCTCACGAACATCCAGCGGCAGATCCTCTATGCGACCGCGGACGTCGGCCGGCCGAAGCTCGAGGCGGCGACGGAGCGCCTCCGCGGCCTGAACCCGTCGATCACGATCGTGCCGCACCCGGTGCGCCTCTCGAGCGCGAACGTCATGGAGATCGTGCGTCCGTACGACGTCGTCGCGGACGGCACCGACAACTTCCCGACGCGGTACCTCGTCAACGACGCGTGCGTCTTCGCGGGGAAGCCGAACGTCTACGCGAGCATCTTCCGCTTCGAGGGGCAGGTCAGCATTTTCGACGCGAAGCGCGGGCCCTGCTACCGCTGCCTCTTCCCCGAGCCCCCGCCGCCGGGGATGGTGCCTTCGTGCGCCGAAGGCGGCGTGCTCGGCGTGCTCCCCGGGATCGTCGGATCGTTCCAGGCGCTCGAGGTCATCAAGCTCATCCTCGGGAACGGCGACCCGCTCGTCGGCCGGCTCGTGCTCTTCGACGCGCTCGCGTTCGAATTCCGCGAGCTTTCGGTGAAGAAGGACCCTGCCTGCGTCGTCTGCGGCGCGTCGCCCTCCATCACGTCGCCGATCGACTACGAGGAATTCTGCGGGATCCGCGGCGAGGAGATCGAGCCGGAGCTGACGGGGCTGCCGACCCTCTCGGTCGACGAGCTGCGCGCGCGCCGCGAGGCGGGGGAGAGGTTCCAGCTCCTGGACGTGCGCGAGCCCCACGAGTGGCAGATCGCTCGGATTCCCGGCGCGACGCTCTTTCCCCTGAGCGAGCTGCCGGCGCGGATGCACGAGCTGGACATGACGGAGACCTACACGCTCTCCTGCCACCACGGCATCCGGAGCGTGCAGGCGTACCAGATCCTCCGGCAGGCCGGGTTCAAGCGCCTCCAGGTGCTCTCGGGCGGACAGGACGCGTGGGCGGCGCGGATCGATCCGACGATGCCGCGCTACTGA